The following are from one region of the Melaminivora suipulveris genome:
- the sctJ gene encoding type III secretion system inner membrane ring lipoprotein SctJ has protein sequence MTVSSAIGRALLLALCTLLLAACGARVDLLGAVPEDEANEVLAALLRADITAGKTSGKEGMVGVQVASEQVGRALQVLRDNGLPRERFAGMGQVFKKEGLISSPLEERARYIFALSQELSGTLSRIDGVLAARVHVVLPERGAAGEPGVPSTAAVFIKHQDGYNLEIIQPQIRRLVTNSIPGLTADRVSVVFVPAHARAPEPAAAAAALARVWGFEVAPGAAAGLATLLWLLAALLVLALGALAYGLWSFVLQPQRRAPGAAAVPARPA, from the coding sequence ATGACGGTTTCGTCGGCCATCGGGCGCGCCTTGCTGCTGGCGCTGTGTACCTTGCTGCTGGCCGCCTGCGGCGCGCGCGTGGACCTGCTGGGCGCCGTGCCCGAGGACGAGGCCAACGAGGTGCTGGCGGCGCTGCTGCGCGCCGACATCACGGCTGGCAAGACGTCCGGCAAGGAAGGCATGGTGGGCGTGCAGGTGGCATCCGAGCAGGTGGGCCGCGCGCTGCAGGTGCTGCGCGACAACGGCCTGCCGCGCGAGCGCTTCGCCGGCATGGGCCAGGTGTTCAAGAAGGAAGGCCTGATCTCCTCGCCGCTGGAGGAGCGCGCGCGCTACATCTTCGCGCTGTCTCAGGAGCTGTCGGGCACGCTGTCCAGGATCGACGGCGTGCTGGCCGCGCGCGTGCACGTGGTGCTGCCCGAGCGCGGCGCCGCCGGCGAGCCGGGCGTGCCCTCCACGGCGGCGGTGTTCATCAAACATCAGGACGGCTACAACCTGGAGATCATCCAGCCGCAGATCCGCCGCCTGGTCACCAACAGCATTCCCGGCCTGACCGCCGACCGGGTGTCCGTGGTGTTCGTGCCCGCACATGCGCGCGCCCCCGAGCCGGCGGCTGCCGCCGCGGCGCTGGCGCGTGTCTGGGGCTTCGAGGTCGCGCCGGGCGCAGCCGCCGGCCTGGCAACGCTGTTGTGGCTGCTGGCGGCGCTGCTGGTCCTGGCGCTGGGCGCGCTGGCCTACGGCCTGTGGAGCTTCGTGCTGCAGCCGCAGCGGCGTGCGCCAGGCGCTGCGGCCGTGCCGGCGCGGCCCGCCTGA
- the sctV gene encoding type III secretion system export apparatus subunit SctV produces MTQTAFAPRLQRIVQVATSRNDLVLAFFLVAVIFMMILPLPTWLVDTLIGINMTISAILLMVAMYLPSPLAFSSFPSVLLVTTLFRLGISIATTRLILLQGDAGHIIFTFGNFVVGGNLIVGLVVFLILTIVQFVVITKGAERVAEVAARFSLDAMPGKQMSIDGDMRAGTIDMDEAKRRRNIVEKESQLYGAMDGAMKFVKGDAIAGLIIVAVNLLGGIVIGVMQRGMSAGDAMKTYSVLTIGDGLIAQIPALFIAICAGMIVTRVQTGDGPSNVGKDIGQQVLAQPRALLIAAAVALGMGLIPGMPLPVFLILATVVGTVGFVILRGTRRVVDAKTGQVTEVPAMQPAGEKPKKKTDEAADEFAPTVPLLMDVASGLQQAFDADVLNEELLKIRRALYYDLGVPFPGIQLRFNDALPAESYHLLLSEVPVSQGRLRPGWLLVRESEANLQALQIQYESGAKFLPHIPTLWVAAELRETLARAGIPFMDSSQVLTYHLAFVLKKYSADFIGIQETKFLLGAMEARFPDLVKESTRVLPIQKIAEILQRLVSEDISVRNLRAILESLIEWGQKEKDSVLLTEYVRSTLKRHISHKYSSGQNVLPAYLLAPAIEDTVRGAIRQTSAGSYLALDPQVSRRLVDNIKKTVGDLSASAQRPVLLTSMDIRRYLRKMIEQDLYDLPVLSYQELTQEINIQPLARVDL; encoded by the coding sequence ATGACCCAGACCGCCTTCGCTCCCCGCCTGCAGCGCATCGTGCAGGTCGCCACCAGCCGCAACGACCTGGTGCTGGCGTTCTTCCTGGTGGCGGTGATCTTCATGATGATCCTGCCGCTGCCCACCTGGCTGGTGGACACGCTGATCGGCATCAACATGACAATCTCGGCCATCCTGCTGATGGTGGCCATGTACCTGCCCTCGCCGCTGGCGTTCTCGTCGTTCCCGTCCGTGCTGCTGGTGACCACCCTGTTTCGCCTGGGCATCTCGATTGCCACCACGCGCCTGATCCTGCTGCAGGGCGACGCCGGCCACATCATCTTCACCTTCGGCAACTTCGTCGTGGGCGGCAACCTGATCGTCGGCCTGGTGGTGTTCCTGATCCTGACCATCGTGCAGTTCGTGGTCATCACCAAGGGCGCCGAGCGCGTGGCCGAGGTGGCGGCGCGCTTCTCGCTGGACGCCATGCCGGGCAAGCAGATGTCGATTGACGGCGACATGCGCGCCGGCACCATCGACATGGACGAGGCCAAGCGCCGCCGCAACATCGTCGAGAAGGAAAGCCAGCTCTACGGCGCCATGGACGGCGCCATGAAGTTCGTCAAGGGCGACGCCATCGCCGGCCTGATCATCGTCGCCGTGAACCTTCTGGGCGGCATCGTCATCGGCGTGATGCAGCGCGGCATGAGCGCTGGCGACGCCATGAAGACCTATTCGGTGCTGACCATTGGCGACGGACTGATCGCGCAGATCCCGGCGCTGTTCATCGCCATTTGCGCCGGCATGATCGTCACGCGCGTGCAGACCGGCGACGGCCCGTCCAACGTCGGCAAGGACATCGGCCAGCAGGTGCTGGCGCAGCCGCGCGCGCTACTCATCGCCGCCGCCGTGGCCCTGGGCATGGGGCTGATCCCGGGCATGCCGCTGCCGGTGTTTTTGATCCTGGCCACGGTCGTGGGCACCGTGGGCTTCGTGATCCTGCGCGGCACGCGCCGGGTGGTGGATGCCAAGACCGGCCAGGTCACCGAGGTGCCGGCGATGCAGCCGGCCGGCGAGAAGCCGAAGAAGAAAACCGACGAGGCGGCCGACGAGTTCGCCCCCACAGTGCCCCTGCTCATGGACGTGGCCAGCGGCCTGCAGCAGGCGTTCGACGCCGACGTGCTCAACGAGGAACTGCTGAAGATCCGCCGCGCGCTGTACTACGACCTGGGCGTGCCCTTCCCCGGCATCCAGCTGCGCTTCAACGATGCGTTGCCCGCCGAGAGCTACCACCTGCTCTTGTCCGAAGTGCCCGTCTCGCAGGGCCGGCTGCGCCCTGGGTGGCTCTTGGTGCGCGAGAGCGAGGCCAACCTGCAGGCGCTGCAGATCCAGTACGAGAGCGGCGCGAAATTCCTGCCGCACATCCCCACGCTGTGGGTGGCGGCCGAGCTGCGCGAGACACTCGCGCGCGCCGGCATCCCGTTCATGGACTCCAGCCAGGTGCTGACCTACCACCTGGCGTTCGTCTTGAAGAAATACTCGGCCGACTTCATCGGCATCCAGGAGACCAAATTTTTGCTGGGCGCCATGGAGGCGCGCTTTCCCGACCTGGTCAAGGAATCGACGCGCGTGCTGCCCATCCAGAAGATAGCCGAGATATTGCAGCGCCTGGTGTCCGAGGACATCTCGGTGCGCAACCTGCGCGCCATCCTGGAGTCGCTCATCGAGTGGGGCCAGAAGGAAAAGGACTCGGTGCTGCTGACCGAGTACGTGCGCTCCACGCTCAAGCGCCACATCAGCCACAAGTACTCCAGCGGCCAGAACGTGCTGCCGGCCTACCTGCTGGCGCCGGCCATCGAGGACACGGTGCGCGGCGCCATCCGCCAGACCTCGGCAGGCAGCTACCTGGCGCTCGATCCGCAGGTCAGCCGCCGCCTGGTGGACAACATCAAGAAGACCGTGGGCGACCTGTCGGCCAGCGCGCAGCGGCCGGTGCTGCTGACCTCCATGGACATCCGCCGCTACCTGCGCAAGATGATCGAGCAGGACCTGTACGACCTGCCGGTGCTCAGCTACCAGGAGCTGACGCAGGAGATCAACATCCAGCCGCTGGCCAGGGTGGATCTGTGA
- the sctW gene encoding type III secretion system gatekeeper subunit SctW — protein sequence MSRIDAFNPASASPDTARHQGAAQDGGRAGVGSFGGQQVQVDTAESVLADAAEEISLHHSEKAESKHSSQRKKEAAHKQEVMSAEAILAYMDAAEGHEDPEQLVHLAKRILSRQNAPAGQAGQRGLREGGGAQQPARRAARGRQDDAGDEVRRVYRNPTQQILALQYVLQMGEREHAPEELLDELREELDELELAHGDAARADVNTIEVAAQGGASAGEVLAFQDTYRDVVLGENSLAATLQLALARFGDGDFSAGLARLIQALGRDLAASRPSADPARLQNLVQDLYHLGVASTVLDGCRQLHERLQGDHGPLSATPVQLMQSLVGASAEKWISTSRFTALSGEVGAGAVQPQIQFLTGVKALMRDMPPKVFVDADQRQTVLQAVQDALDAAIDREDT from the coding sequence ATGTCACGCATAGACGCCTTCAATCCAGCCTCCGCCTCGCCCGACACCGCCCGGCACCAGGGCGCCGCCCAGGACGGCGGCCGCGCCGGCGTGGGCAGCTTCGGCGGCCAGCAGGTGCAGGTGGATACGGCCGAGTCGGTGCTGGCCGACGCGGCCGAGGAAATCAGCCTGCACCACTCGGAAAAGGCCGAATCCAAGCATTCCTCGCAGCGCAAGAAGGAAGCCGCGCACAAGCAGGAGGTGATGAGCGCCGAGGCCATCCTGGCCTACATGGACGCGGCCGAAGGACACGAGGACCCCGAGCAGCTGGTGCACCTGGCCAAGCGCATCCTGTCGCGCCAGAACGCGCCGGCAGGTCAGGCCGGCCAGCGCGGCCTGCGCGAGGGCGGCGGGGCGCAGCAGCCGGCGCGGCGCGCGGCGCGCGGGCGCCAGGACGACGCCGGCGACGAGGTGCGCCGCGTCTACCGCAACCCGACGCAGCAGATCCTGGCGCTGCAGTACGTCCTGCAGATGGGCGAGCGCGAGCACGCGCCGGAGGAGCTGCTCGATGAACTGCGCGAGGAGCTGGACGAGCTGGAGCTGGCGCACGGCGACGCGGCGCGCGCCGATGTCAACACCATCGAGGTCGCGGCGCAGGGCGGCGCCAGCGCCGGCGAGGTGCTGGCCTTCCAGGACACCTACCGCGACGTGGTGCTGGGCGAGAACTCGCTGGCCGCCACACTGCAGCTGGCGCTGGCGCGCTTTGGCGATGGCGATTTCTCCGCCGGCCTGGCGCGGCTGATCCAGGCGCTGGGGCGCGATCTGGCCGCCTCGCGCCCCTCGGCCGATCCGGCGCGGCTGCAAAACCTGGTGCAGGACCTGTACCACCTGGGCGTGGCCAGCACGGTGCTGGATGGCTGTCGCCAGCTGCACGAGCGACTGCAGGGCGACCATGGCCCGCTGTCCGCCACGCCCGTGCAGCTCATGCAGTCGCTGGTGGGTGCCAGCGCCGAGAAATGGATCAGCACGAGCCGCTTCACCGCCTTGAGCGGCGAGGTGGGCGCGGGCGCGGTGCAGCCGCAAATCCAGTTTCTGACCGGCGTGAAGGCGCTGATGCGCGACATGCCGCCCAAGGTGTTCGTCGATGCCGACCAGCGCCAGACCGTATTGCAGGCCGTGCAGGACGCCCTGGACGCCGCCATTGACCGCGAGGACACCTGA
- the sctB gene encoding type III secretion system translocon subunit SctB produces the protein MSTPIGPSGQPVFPSPHGGAGGEGSGEFITPDGQPTIPSRHGGSGGQGGEAITTGGRDGSPAARLQPNRPVLASLGNESASAANAALAASKLLQSEGSSPADRLAEPRAPTQLDAVQASLGRFDDSQVSADIYAFMALFQKMAQEMRNTARTQRTTEFQGQITALQNAAEKMKDAAGQRFAAAITQGITQIVGGLAQAGASAYSAKQTIQGARMEARGSNLLAKAEAGAGSNPSSNVLGVTQRGNNMIAAGKELGASGTKWAGYGQGASGLIGGMGGIIAAGFNNKADLLDADKTNLETQAKMHETAVQHANDMMQQMMDVIRDVRDKLASIQQSQVETTRGIARNI, from the coding sequence ATGAGCACGCCTATCGGCCCCAGCGGCCAGCCCGTCTTTCCTTCCCCCCACGGCGGTGCCGGCGGCGAGGGCAGCGGAGAATTCATCACACCCGACGGCCAGCCGACCATTCCTTCCCGCCACGGCGGCAGCGGCGGCCAGGGCGGAGAAGCCATCACCACCGGGGGCCGGGACGGCAGCCCGGCGGCGCGCCTGCAGCCCAACCGCCCGGTGCTGGCCAGCCTGGGAAATGAGTCCGCCTCGGCCGCGAACGCCGCGCTGGCCGCCAGCAAGCTGCTGCAAAGCGAGGGCAGCAGCCCGGCCGACAGGCTGGCTGAGCCCAGGGCGCCGACCCAGCTGGACGCGGTGCAGGCCAGCCTGGGCCGTTTCGACGACTCACAGGTCTCGGCCGACATCTACGCCTTCATGGCCCTGTTCCAGAAGATGGCGCAGGAGATGCGCAATACCGCGCGGACCCAGCGCACCACCGAGTTCCAGGGCCAGATCACGGCCCTGCAAAACGCCGCCGAAAAGATGAAGGACGCCGCCGGCCAGCGCTTTGCCGCCGCCATCACACAGGGCATCACGCAGATCGTGGGCGGGCTGGCGCAGGCCGGCGCGTCGGCCTACTCGGCCAAGCAAACCATCCAGGGCGCACGCATGGAGGCGCGCGGCAGCAACCTGCTGGCCAAGGCCGAGGCCGGCGCCGGCAGCAACCCGTCCAGCAACGTGCTGGGCGTCACCCAGCGCGGCAACAACATGATCGCCGCCGGCAAGGAACTGGGCGCCTCCGGCACCAAGTGGGCCGGCTACGGCCAGGGCGCCTCGGGCCTCATCGGCGGCATGGGCGGCATCATCGCCGCCGGCTTCAACAACAAGGCCGACCTGCTGGACGCCGACAAGACCAACCTGGAAACCCAGGCCAAGATGCACGAGACCGCCGTGCAGCATGCCAACGACATGATGCAGCAAATGATGGACGTGATCCGCGACGTGCGCGACAAGCTGGCCAGCATCCAGCAGTCGCAGGTCGAGACCACGCGCGGCATCGCGCGCAACATCTGA
- the sctI gene encoding type III secretion system inner rod subunit SctI, protein MPAAAVAPAPGAAALAATSGAGLAGPVSVGDRILSGMHGVAGDMQTAWGNISGMLRAGEHQVGIQDMLRLQMNLMQVTMQYELVGKAVSRAGQNIDHLVRLQ, encoded by the coding sequence GTGCCCGCTGCCGCAGTCGCGCCGGCGCCGGGGGCTGCGGCCCTCGCGGCCACCAGCGGCGCAGGCCTGGCGGGGCCCGTCTCAGTGGGCGACCGCATCCTGTCGGGCATGCACGGCGTCGCAGGCGACATGCAGACGGCCTGGGGAAATATCTCGGGCATGCTGCGCGCCGGCGAGCACCAGGTCGGCATCCAGGACATGCTGCGCCTGCAGATGAACCTGATGCAGGTCACCATGCAATACGAACTGGTGGGCAAGGCCGTCAGCCGGGCCGGCCAGAACATCGACCACCTGGTGCGCTTGCAATGA
- a CDS encoding tetratricopeptide repeat protein produces the protein MTSATTVPDSADTGAVQSILDLKQALDALPSSSRLSQADTDAIYALAHQLVVQGRYETAYGYFSLLTLYRPTDVAYLQGLALCYRMLERYEEALNVYSFLATIDPQEVDHSIAIAECLLLQRELEEARATVELVLQFCQENPVPARSGARAQALRELLQPADAQGGTPAHA, from the coding sequence ATGACATCCGCCACCACCGTCCCCGACAGCGCCGATACCGGCGCCGTGCAATCCATCCTCGACCTGAAGCAGGCGCTGGACGCGCTGCCCTCCAGCAGCCGGCTGTCGCAGGCCGACACCGACGCCATCTACGCCCTGGCGCACCAGCTGGTGGTGCAGGGGCGCTACGAGACGGCCTACGGCTACTTCTCGCTGCTCACGCTGTACCGGCCGACCGACGTGGCCTACCTGCAAGGGCTGGCGCTGTGCTACCGCATGCTGGAGCGCTACGAGGAGGCGCTGAACGTGTACTCGTTCCTGGCCACCATCGACCCCCAGGAGGTGGACCACAGCATCGCCATCGCCGAGTGCCTGCTGCTGCAGCGCGAGCTGGAGGAGGCGCGCGCCACGGTCGAGCTGGTGCTGCAGTTCTGCCAGGAAAACCCGGTACCGGCCAGATCCGGCGCGCGCGCGCAGGCGCTGCGCGAGTTGCTGCAGCCCGCCGACGCGCAGGGGGGCACGCCTGCTCACGCCTGA
- a CDS encoding SycD/LcrH family type III secretion system chaperone → MNAMPPSSPAPQELSSQIAELLANGGTLGSVFDYEDQDYEVLYALGHNLYAQARYLDAMRVFGYLVMCDHMEKRFMNAFASSLQMLKSYKDAIKYYSLASVMDMGDPLPTFHTAECMIALGLRQEAREALGYVLRQSDAPQYAELRQRAQAMLDLLGGPADPAAPATAH, encoded by the coding sequence ATGAATGCCATGCCCCCGTCATCTCCCGCCCCGCAAGAGCTGTCCAGCCAGATCGCCGAATTGCTGGCCAACGGCGGCACGCTGGGTTCGGTGTTCGACTATGAAGACCAGGACTACGAAGTGCTGTATGCGCTGGGCCACAACCTGTATGCCCAGGCGCGCTACCTGGACGCCATGCGCGTGTTCGGCTACCTGGTCATGTGCGACCACATGGAAAAGCGCTTCATGAACGCCTTCGCGTCCAGCCTGCAGATGCTCAAGAGCTACAAGGACGCCATCAAGTATTACTCGCTGGCCTCGGTGATGGACATGGGCGACCCGCTTCCCACTTTCCACACGGCCGAATGCATGATCGCGCTGGGCCTGCGCCAGGAAGCGCGCGAGGCCCTGGGCTATGTGCTGCGCCAAAGCGATGCGCCGCAATACGCCGAGCTGCGCCAGCGCGCCCAGGCCATGCTCGATCTGCTGGGCGGGCCGGCCGACCCCGCAGCCCCCGCCACGGCCCATTGA
- the sctE gene encoding type III secretion system translocon subunit SctE encodes MNDTSIRPSSGAPLPPQGFDSLDASLATQLQQRIQADPNKVMQEITQLAGTLQSGGGRSGGGNVTNSNGAPQIDGVSLSFSPEDMAAALLVLQGKTQEAQLKTAKEGIETNSIKQKAQNEKAMSKIQEWIKKCEDAAAKEKAGGILGWFKKIFAVIASVFAVVAAAVATAATGGAAAPILALAMLSLASATVSLASEISKAAGGPDFDHVAGWMDPASLVGKGMGELAKAFGADEQQAAIVSATFAVVTTIAITAAAVVLTGGASAAGDIGKIADLALKVGRAGQAIAGVATGLTEAAHGGVNIAAAHDTRSAALAQADKKKIDAIIAMLQQQMEENRTEMKKVLDEMMEGMNIVSQMINSADQSRAQISSNLTGRGQII; translated from the coding sequence ATGAACGACACCTCCATCAGGCCTTCCTCCGGCGCCCCATTGCCCCCCCAGGGCTTCGACTCACTGGACGCCAGCCTCGCCACCCAGCTGCAGCAACGCATCCAGGCCGACCCGAACAAGGTCATGCAGGAAATCACCCAGCTCGCCGGCACCTTGCAATCGGGCGGCGGGCGCAGCGGCGGCGGCAACGTCACCAATTCCAATGGTGCGCCGCAGATCGACGGCGTCTCGCTGAGCTTTTCGCCCGAGGACATGGCCGCCGCCCTGCTGGTGCTGCAGGGCAAGACGCAGGAGGCGCAGCTCAAGACGGCCAAGGAAGGCATAGAGACCAACTCGATCAAGCAAAAGGCGCAGAACGAGAAGGCCATGTCCAAGATCCAGGAATGGATCAAGAAGTGCGAGGACGCGGCCGCCAAGGAAAAAGCGGGCGGCATCCTGGGCTGGTTCAAGAAGATCTTCGCCGTGATCGCCTCGGTGTTCGCCGTGGTGGCTGCTGCGGTGGCCACTGCGGCCACCGGTGGCGCGGCGGCGCCCATCCTGGCGCTGGCCATGCTGTCGCTGGCATCGGCCACGGTGAGCCTGGCCAGCGAAATCTCCAAGGCCGCCGGCGGGCCCGATTTCGACCATGTCGCGGGCTGGATGGACCCGGCCTCGCTGGTGGGCAAGGGCATGGGCGAGCTGGCCAAGGCCTTTGGCGCCGACGAGCAGCAGGCGGCCATCGTGTCGGCCACCTTCGCGGTGGTGACGACCATCGCCATCACGGCCGCCGCCGTGGTGCTCACCGGCGGGGCGTCCGCTGCGGGCGACATCGGCAAGATCGCCGACCTGGCGCTCAAGGTCGGGCGCGCCGGCCAGGCCATCGCCGGCGTGGCCACGGGGCTCACCGAGGCCGCGCACGGCGGGGTCAACATCGCCGCAGCGCACGATACGCGCAGCGCCGCGCTGGCGCAGGCCGACAAGAAGAAGATCGACGCCATCATCGCCATGCTGCAGCAGCAGATGGAGGAAAACCGCACCGAAATGAAGAAGGTGCTCGACGAGATGATGGAGGGCATGAACATCGTCAGCCAGATGATCAACTCCGCCGACCAAAGCCGTGCGCAGATCAGCTCCAACCTGACCGGCCGCGGCCAGATCATCTGA